Proteins encoded in a region of the Flammeovirga yaeyamensis genome:
- a CDS encoding exo-beta-N-acetylmuramidase NamZ family protein, whose protein sequence is MRQLFIYLLVSILFSCQASDEKKEVIQKPKEIIVGAEQTETYLPLLKDKKVGLLVNQTSQIQGRHIVDSLYALGVNIEMIFAPEHGFRGDEDAGAHVKDAVDPKTGVKIYSIYGKNKRPSPELLKQVDIVLFDIQDVGCRFYTYISSMHYMMEACQEANIPMLVLDRPNPNGMYIDGPVLKEEFSSFVGMHPIPILHGLTVGELAKMINGEKWLRSEEECDLTVVPVKNYDHSMAYSLPVKPSPNLPNDQSILMYPSLCFFEATPVSIGRGTDFPFQVIGYNNKEMGEFTFTPRSIEGAASNPVLKGEQCFGEDLRKVAEGGLDLSYIIKWNEQFKKETNESVISKKKWMDLLSGTDQLRKQIEEGKSEKKIKISWKSDLDNYKSMRNKYLIYTNSK, encoded by the coding sequence ATGAGACAACTATTTATATACCTATTAGTATCTATCTTATTTTCATGTCAAGCTTCTGATGAAAAGAAAGAGGTGATACAAAAACCTAAAGAAATAATTGTAGGGGCAGAGCAAACTGAAACTTATCTACCTTTATTGAAGGATAAAAAAGTAGGATTGTTGGTCAATCAAACCTCACAGATACAAGGAAGACATATTGTTGATTCTCTATATGCTTTAGGTGTAAATATCGAAATGATTTTTGCTCCTGAACATGGTTTCCGTGGAGATGAAGATGCAGGTGCACATGTAAAAGATGCAGTTGATCCCAAGACAGGAGTGAAGATTTATTCAATTTATGGGAAAAATAAACGACCAAGTCCTGAACTTTTAAAACAAGTAGATATAGTACTTTTTGATATACAAGATGTAGGTTGCCGTTTTTATACGTACATCAGTTCCATGCATTATATGATGGAGGCTTGTCAAGAAGCCAATATTCCAATGTTGGTATTGGATCGACCAAATCCTAATGGAATGTACATTGATGGACCAGTGCTTAAAGAAGAATTTTCATCTTTTGTTGGAATGCATCCTATTCCAATTTTACATGGACTAACTGTGGGTGAATTGGCCAAAATGATTAATGGGGAGAAATGGTTAAGAAGTGAAGAAGAATGTGACTTAACCGTTGTCCCAGTCAAAAACTATGATCATTCTATGGCTTATTCTTTACCAGTAAAGCCCTCACCCAATTTACCTAACGATCAATCAATCTTAATGTACCCTTCTTTGTGTTTCTTCGAAGCGACACCTGTAAGTATCGGTAGAGGAACTGATTTTCCTTTTCAAGTGATTGGATATAACAACAAAGAGATGGGTGAATTTACTTTTACTCCAAGATCTATAGAGGGAGCTGCTAGTAATCCAGTTCTAAAAGGGGAACAATGTTTTGGCGAAGATTTAAGAAAAGTAGCTGAGGGAGGATTAGATCTTAGTTATATTATCAAATGGAATGAACAATTTAAGAAAGAGACCAATGAAAGTGTGATCTCCAAAAAGAAATGGATGGATTTATTATCAGGTACTGATCAATTAAGAAAGCAAATAGAAGAGGGGAAATCAGAAAAAAAGATTAAAATCTCATGGAAAAGTGACCTAGATAACTATAAATCAATGAGAAATAAATATTTAATTTATACGAATTCTAAATAA
- a CDS encoding Rpn family recombination-promoting nuclease/putative transposase: MKNDLIRFDWAMKRLLRNKADYIVLEGFLSELMEEDIIIDSILESEGNQETASDKFNRVDILVKNQKGEYVIIEVQNQLEYNYFQRMLYGTSKVLTEYISLGESYQHVKKIYSVNIVYFDLGQGADYVYHGKTNFKGIHQYDKLELSGKQKVFLGEDKTPSDLFPEYYIIKVNQFDDVARNTLDEWIYYFKNNEIKDNFKAKGLEYAKEILKVDKMSKSEQVSYKNHIVNLMDEASRERTLEMEAIIKEREIGKKEQSIETAKNFLTMGLSIEQVAKGTGLTVDEVKALTK; the protein is encoded by the coding sequence ATGAAAAATGATTTAATACGTTTTGATTGGGCAATGAAACGCCTATTAAGAAATAAGGCGGATTATATAGTTTTAGAAGGATTTCTTTCAGAATTAATGGAGGAAGATATCATCATTGATAGTATATTAGAAAGTGAAGGAAACCAAGAAACAGCTTCTGATAAGTTCAATAGGGTTGATATTTTGGTTAAAAATCAAAAAGGAGAATATGTTATTATTGAAGTGCAAAACCAATTAGAGTACAATTATTTTCAGAGAATGCTTTATGGTACATCTAAAGTCCTTACAGAATACATTTCTTTAGGTGAGTCATATCAACATGTAAAGAAAATTTACTCAGTAAATATTGTTTATTTTGATTTAGGTCAAGGTGCAGATTATGTTTATCATGGGAAAACAAACTTTAAAGGTATTCACCAATATGATAAACTAGAGCTATCTGGTAAACAAAAAGTATTCTTGGGAGAAGATAAAACTCCATCTGACCTATTTCCTGAATATTACATCATTAAGGTAAACCAATTTGATGACGTTGCTAGAAATACTTTAGACGAATGGATTTACTATTTCAAAAACAACGAAATTAAAGACAATTTTAAAGCAAAAGGACTAGAATATGCTAAAGAAATTTTAAAAGTAGATAAAATGTCAAAATCTGAACAGGTAAGCTATAAGAATCACATCGTTAACCTTATGGATGAAGCTAGTAGAGAGCGTACTTTGGAAATGGAGGCGATTATTAAAGAGAGGGAAATTGGAAAGAAAGAACAATCAATTGAAACAGCTAAGAACTTTCTTACAATGGGGTTGTCAATTGAACAGGTAGCTAAAGGTACTGGACTGACAGTTGATGAAGTAAAGGCACTAACCAAATAA
- a CDS encoding iron-sulfur cluster assembly scaffold protein, with translation MNYTAEIQGMCPLAQMGGNAHRNAPIPVEGNMVHAKDVTDISGLSHGVGACAPQQGASKLTINVKNGIIEECLIETVGCTGMTHSAAMASEILPGKTILEALNTDLVCDAINVAMKEIFLQFVYGRTQSAFSEGGLPIGAGLEDLGKGLRSQVGTSYGTKAKGVRYLEVAEGYVTQLAIDENDEVIGYQFVHLGKMMEMIQDGQDANDAMEKAKGTYGRYDEAVKYIDPRHN, from the coding sequence ATGAACTACACAGCAGAAATTCAAGGAATGTGTCCGTTGGCACAGATGGGGGGAAATGCGCATAGAAATGCTCCAATTCCAGTAGAAGGAAATATGGTTCACGCCAAAGACGTTACAGATATTTCGGGTTTATCTCATGGTGTAGGTGCTTGTGCTCCACAACAAGGTGCATCAAAACTTACTATTAATGTTAAAAATGGGATTATTGAAGAATGTTTAATTGAAACAGTTGGTTGTACAGGTATGACACACTCTGCTGCAATGGCGTCAGAAATTTTACCTGGTAAAACAATATTAGAAGCATTAAATACTGACTTAGTTTGTGACGCTATTAACGTTGCAATGAAAGAAATTTTCTTACAATTTGTTTATGGTCGTACACAATCAGCTTTCTCTGAAGGCGGTCTTCCAATTGGTGCAGGTCTCGAAGATCTTGGTAAAGGTTTAAGATCTCAAGTGGGTACTTCATACGGTACTAAAGCAAAAGGTGTTAGATATTTAGAAGTAGCAGAAGGTTATGTTACTCAATTAGCTATAGATGAAAACGACGAGGTGATTGGTTATCAATTTGTTCACCTTGGTAAAATGATGGAAATGATTCAGGATGGTCAAGATGCCAACGATGCTATGGAAAAAGCAAAAGGTACATATGGTCGTTATGATGAAGCAGTGAAATACATTGACCCACGTCATAACTAA
- a CDS encoding glycoside hydrolase family 3 protein, which yields MSNLKALIFLLFFCFVRVHAQTNYPKFYQASWEDIVWVDSVWKSLNEDEKIAQLFVVPHYTKGSLKEVKMLVKKYNVGGVIFFKGNVEDQIQAINELNRLAKTPLIHTLDAEWGLGMRLPKSGISYPYAMTLGAIENDSLIYQMTSQIAEQLKQVGVGISYGPVVDINNNPLNPVISYRSFGEDRDRVTSKAEMYFKGLEDHKVLSVIKHFPGHGDTNVDSHKDLPIIPFDKNRLDSLELFPYKQLIQMGVGGVMTAHLSVPQLDKNYPSSLSKNIVNNLLKEELNFKGLIFTDGILMDAITKRYDGYGKGDALALEAGNDVVEFTNHVGSAIKEVKKRINAGTLTWDQIDQKGWKFLLLKRWAMLDHQKGNMNTQPRFDIQKAKTLKQELCDEAVTLLFDNSEKRAFSKGDKVAIVNIGKNSDTHLKDKLSNQGCTVKSYYLSKYASETDLKKVVQQLKQYDQIITQFGSFYMSPRMKTIAVEIGQGSKADPNQKYPYGITYSMLKYMELTEKLSQHHAVFYGNAYVLRSFPNIEHLSSCTVAYQDLPELRNAYAKAITDEIPFKGVLPVSIDKRFKVGTGIKK from the coding sequence ATGTCCAATCTAAAAGCATTAATTTTTTTACTTTTTTTCTGCTTTGTTCGAGTTCATGCACAAACAAATTATCCTAAATTTTATCAAGCATCATGGGAAGATATCGTATGGGTAGACTCGGTTTGGAAATCATTAAATGAAGATGAAAAAATTGCTCAACTATTTGTAGTGCCACATTATACCAAAGGGAGTTTGAAGGAAGTGAAAATGTTGGTGAAAAAGTATAATGTGGGAGGAGTGATTTTTTTTAAAGGGAATGTTGAAGATCAAATACAAGCTATAAATGAACTGAATCGGCTAGCAAAAACTCCACTAATACACACATTAGATGCAGAATGGGGTTTAGGTATGAGGTTACCTAAATCTGGGATATCTTATCCTTATGCCATGACTTTGGGGGCAATAGAAAACGATTCTCTTATTTATCAGATGACTTCTCAGATTGCAGAACAATTAAAGCAAGTAGGCGTTGGAATTAGTTACGGCCCGGTGGTGGATATCAATAATAATCCTTTAAACCCTGTTATCAGTTATCGTTCTTTTGGAGAGGACAGAGATCGAGTGACAAGTAAAGCTGAAATGTATTTCAAAGGCTTGGAAGACCATAAAGTATTATCGGTGATTAAACATTTTCCAGGTCATGGTGACACCAATGTTGATTCTCATAAGGATTTGCCTATTATCCCTTTTGATAAAAACAGATTGGATAGTCTAGAGTTATTTCCTTACAAGCAACTGATTCAAATGGGAGTTGGTGGTGTGATGACAGCACATTTATCCGTACCTCAATTAGATAAAAATTATCCCTCATCATTATCAAAAAATATCGTCAATAACTTGTTGAAAGAAGAGCTGAATTTTAAAGGACTTATTTTCACAGATGGAATTTTAATGGATGCCATCACCAAAAGATATGATGGTTATGGCAAAGGAGATGCTTTAGCTTTGGAAGCAGGAAACGATGTTGTTGAATTTACCAATCATGTGGGTAGTGCTATAAAAGAGGTAAAAAAGAGAATTAATGCAGGTACACTCACTTGGGATCAAATTGATCAAAAAGGATGGAAGTTTTTATTACTGAAAAGGTGGGCGATGTTGGATCATCAAAAAGGAAATATGAATACACAACCTCGATTTGATATCCAAAAAGCCAAAACGCTTAAACAAGAATTATGTGATGAGGCAGTGACCTTACTTTTTGATAATAGTGAAAAGCGTGCCTTTTCTAAAGGAGATAAAGTGGCAATTGTAAACATCGGCAAGAATAGCGATACTCATTTAAAAGATAAATTAAGTAATCAAGGGTGTACAGTAAAGTCCTATTACCTCTCAAAATATGCTTCGGAAACTGACTTGAAGAAAGTTGTTCAACAACTCAAACAATATGATCAAATTATCACTCAATTTGGATCGTTTTATATGAGTCCTAGAATGAAAACTATTGCCGTAGAAATTGGGCAGGGAAGTAAAGCCGATCCTAATCAGAAATATCCATATGGTATAACTTATAGTATGTTGAAATATATGGAACTTACTGAAAAGTTATCACAGCATCATGCAGTATTTTATGGGAATGCTTATGTATTAAGATCATTTCCTAATATAGAACATCTTTCATCTTGTACAGTGGCTTATCAGGATCTACCTGAGTTGAGAAATGCATATGCTAAAGCCATCACTGACGAAATACCATTCAAAGGAGTGTTGCCAGTATCTATTGATAAAAGGTTTAAAGTCGGGACAGGAATCAAAAAGTAA
- a CDS encoding RHS repeat-associated core domain-containing protein, with translation MSIVKDGNISELPIYGSNRLGQYETSDLVPRSSSTLGQRRFEFSNHLGNVLVTMSDEGDILSYSDYYPFGLNIESRSWRKEGYRYGFNGKENDADLSSSQLIQDYGFRVYNPVIGKFLSVDPLAMSFPWNSTYAFAENDVIRSIDLEGGEKLIVTPSSKAIYNKFIKIIKSDKILKERVYDPISKPELKDKIHIYLLTTRHFGSGLGIGGADGRHIKGSEAKEMSLSIDDYDSGNWRDHDSYEINADRKMLSQAGLTDKNNKGKDILKKTLVSKQKQNIQTPLVLVYSRPLTEYDQMESILHELYIHAKYFEESDNEKDHIREFSEKFYKNNNLPPRLSPGSIDELPNDNDYKKLWNRFKKKLDEYNKENTDN, from the coding sequence ATGTCCATTGTAAAAGACGGCAATATTTCCGAATTGCCTATATATGGCAGCAATCGTCTAGGACAATACGAAACCTCCGATCTAGTACCAAGGTCATCAAGTACATTAGGCCAAAGAAGATTTGAGTTTAGTAATCATTTAGGTAATGTTTTGGTTACTATGAGCGATGAGGGTGATATATTGTCTTATTCAGATTACTATCCTTTTGGATTGAATATAGAAAGTCGTTCTTGGAGGAAAGAAGGGTATAGGTATGGGTTTAATGGGAAAGAAAATGATGCAGATTTAAGTAGTTCTCAGTTGATTCAAGATTATGGCTTTAGGGTGTATAATCCGGTGATTGGGAAGTTTTTGAGTGTGGATCCTTTGGCAATGTCATTTCCTTGGAATAGTACATATGCCTTTGCAGAAAATGATGTAATTAGAAGTATTGATTTAGAGGGTGGAGAAAAATTAATTGTCACGCCAAGTTCAAAAGCTATTTACAATAAATTTATTAAAATTATTAAAAGTGATAAAATACTAAAAGAACGAGTATATGACCCTATTTCCAAACCTGAGCTTAAAGACAAAATTCACATTTACTTATTAACAACAAGACATTTTGGTAGTGGACTTGGTATCGGAGGTGCTGATGGAAGACATATTAAAGGATCAGAAGCAAAAGAAATGAGTTTAAGTATTGATGATTATGATTCCGGTAATTGGAGAGATCATGATAGTTATGAAATAAATGCTGATAGAAAAATGTTATCACAAGCAGGTTTAACAGATAAAAACAATAAAGGTAAAGATATTCTTAAAAAGACTTTAGTTTCTAAACAAAAACAAAATATTCAGACGCCGTTAGTATTAGTTTACAGTAGGCCATTAACTGAATATGATCAAATGGAATCAATTTTACATGAGCTTTATATTCATGCAAAATATTTTGAAGAGTCAGATAATGAAAAGGATCATATAAGAGAATTTTCAGAGAAGTTTTATAAAAATAATAATTTACCTCCTAGATTATCACCTGGCTCAATTGATGAACTACCAAATGATAATGATTATAAAAAATTGTGGAACAGATTTAAGAAAAAACTTGATGAATATAATAAAGAAAATACTGATAATTAG
- a CDS encoding AraC family transcriptional regulator: MKNLIPTYSLDKFKPIGNSKHPFQIEVFDANRHFEVQYPHKHDFFEVLFLTQGSGLHVIDDNEYKVEPPCMFFLSPGQAHKLELSKDIAGYIFLFTAEFYLIDKSNKNKLLEFPFFFNLKQENPPLKLEKPNDVAFITQLFVKGCDEMDQTDVVSHEMANSILDLILNTCNQIYPKEQRAIEKGKGHLIVKRFRELIEEKYQDNLSVRDFAEFLNVTENHLTQTVKGLTGKTSKELIKDKQVLEIKRLLKHTDMSVTQICHYLNFKDQSYFSKFFKKLTGQTPNAFREESLKST, encoded by the coding sequence TTGAAAAATTTAATTCCCACATACAGTCTTGATAAATTCAAGCCGATAGGTAATTCAAAGCACCCATTCCAAATAGAAGTATTTGATGCCAACCGTCACTTTGAGGTGCAATACCCTCACAAGCACGATTTTTTTGAGGTATTATTTTTAACTCAGGGATCAGGACTTCATGTAATTGACGACAACGAATACAAGGTTGAACCTCCTTGTATGTTTTTTTTAAGTCCTGGTCAAGCACACAAATTGGAATTATCAAAAGACATTGCAGGCTATATATTTCTATTTACAGCGGAGTTTTATTTAATCGATAAGAGTAATAAAAACAAGCTGCTTGAATTTCCATTCTTCTTTAATTTAAAACAGGAGAACCCTCCCCTTAAATTAGAGAAACCTAATGATGTGGCATTTATCACTCAGTTGTTTGTTAAGGGTTGTGACGAGATGGATCAGACAGATGTAGTTTCTCACGAAATGGCTAATTCTATTTTAGATTTGATACTAAATACTTGTAATCAGATCTATCCCAAAGAACAAAGAGCTATCGAAAAAGGTAAGGGGCATTTGATTGTCAAGCGTTTTAGAGAATTGATTGAGGAAAAATACCAAGACAATTTATCGGTGAGAGATTTTGCAGAATTCCTTAATGTAACTGAAAATCACTTGACGCAAACGGTTAAAGGACTGACTGGGAAAACATCAAAAGAATTAATTAAAGATAAGCAAGTGCTTGAAATTAAGCGACTTCTAAAGCATACTGACATGTCGGTAACGCAAATTTGCCACTATCTAAACTTTAAAGATCAATCTTATTTTAGTAAGTTTTTCAAGAAGCTGACAGGGCAGACGCCAAATGCCTTTAGAGAGGAATCATTGAAAAGTACCTAA
- a CDS encoding GGGtGRT protein has translation MALFEGYDRREASIKVVLDQYGFESIEDAKKLVEENGVDVYNIVTETQPIAFENAKWAYILGAAIAIKKGQTKAYDIAATLGEGIQAFCIPGSVADQRKVGLGHGNLAARLLNEETECFAFLAGHESFAAAEGAIKIALSANKVRKNPLKVILNGLGKDAAYLISRINGFNYVKTQFDYTTGELNVLEERRFSKGPRGEVNCYGADDVREGVAIMHKEGVDVSITGNSTNPTRFQHPVAGTYKKERYELGQKYFSVASGGGTGRTLHPDNMGAGPASYGMTDTMGRMHSDAQFAGSSSVPAHVEMMGLIGMGNNPMVGASVAVAVALQEALSAETV, from the coding sequence ATGGCATTATTTGAAGGATACGATAGAAGAGAAGCAAGTATTAAAGTTGTTTTAGATCAATATGGTTTTGAGTCTATCGAAGATGCAAAAAAATTAGTAGAAGAAAACGGAGTAGATGTTTACAACATTGTGACAGAAACTCAGCCAATTGCATTCGAAAATGCAAAATGGGCATATATTTTAGGTGCAGCTATCGCCATTAAAAAAGGACAAACAAAAGCGTATGATATTGCCGCTACTTTAGGTGAAGGTATCCAAGCTTTCTGTATTCCTGGTTCAGTAGCTGACCAACGCAAAGTAGGTTTAGGTCATGGTAACTTAGCTGCTCGTTTGTTAAATGAGGAAACTGAATGCTTCGCTTTCTTAGCGGGTCACGAATCATTTGCTGCTGCAGAAGGTGCAATTAAAATTGCCTTATCAGCTAATAAAGTTCGTAAAAACCCACTAAAAGTAATCTTGAATGGTTTAGGTAAAGATGCCGCTTATTTAATTTCTCGTATCAATGGCTTCAATTATGTGAAAACACAATTTGATTACACAACAGGAGAATTAAATGTTTTAGAAGAACGTCGTTTCTCTAAAGGCCCAAGAGGTGAAGTAAATTGCTATGGTGCAGATGATGTACGTGAAGGAGTTGCTATTATGCATAAAGAAGGAGTGGATGTATCCATTACTGGTAACTCTACCAACCCAACACGTTTCCAACACCCTGTAGCAGGAACTTATAAAAAAGAACGTTACGAGCTTGGTCAGAAATACTTCTCAGTAGCATCAGGTGGTGGTACAGGTAGAACACTTCACCCAGATAACATGGGTGCTGGACCAGCTTCATATGGTATGACAGATACTATGGGTAGAATGCACTCAGATGCACAGTTTGCAGGATCTTCATCAGTTCCAGCTCACGTAGAAATGATGGGTCTTATCGGTATGGGTAATAACCCAATGGTAGGTGCATCAGTAGCTGTTGCAGTAGCATTACAAGAAGCATTATCAGCAGAGACTGTTTAA
- a CDS encoding Rpn family recombination-promoting nuclease/putative transposase has translation MCNSRYINPFTDFGFKKIFGEEANKDILIDFLNSVLPAEDQIYELNYKSTEHLPSNDTDRKAIYDLYCENELGEKFIVELQRAEQTHFKDRTIYYSSFPIQEQAKKGKGWDYELKAVYVISIMDFIFDENDEDFHHIVELKNQKNKVFYDKLKFVYLELPKFRKQENELKSNFDKWLYLLNNITTFEQMPTVLKEHIFRKVLKIAEYTALPKQDQEIYDEDLKRFRDYINTLDTRERRGAQKKAIETAKKILKMGLSIEQVAEATGLSIDEVKQLSENK, from the coding sequence ATGTGTAATTCAAGATATATCAATCCATTTACGGATTTCGGTTTTAAGAAAATATTTGGAGAAGAAGCCAATAAGGATATTCTAATTGATTTTTTGAATTCTGTTCTTCCTGCAGAAGATCAAATATATGAATTGAATTATAAATCTACAGAACATTTACCTTCTAATGATACTGACCGTAAAGCAATTTATGATTTATATTGTGAGAACGAATTAGGTGAAAAATTCATTGTTGAATTACAACGTGCTGAGCAAACACATTTTAAAGATCGAACGATTTATTATTCTAGTTTTCCTATTCAGGAACAAGCTAAAAAAGGGAAAGGATGGGATTATGAATTGAAAGCTGTGTATGTTATATCCATCATGGACTTTATTTTTGATGAAAATGACGAAGACTTTCATCACATTGTTGAACTAAAAAACCAGAAAAATAAAGTATTTTATGATAAACTGAAGTTTGTATACTTAGAACTTCCAAAGTTCAGAAAACAAGAAAATGAACTAAAATCAAACTTCGATAAATGGCTCTATTTACTTAATAATATCACCACTTTCGAACAAATGCCAACTGTTTTAAAAGAACACATATTTAGAAAGGTTTTAAAAATTGCTGAATATACTGCCTTACCAAAACAGGATCAGGAAATATATGATGAAGATTTAAAACGATTTAGAGATTATATAAACACTTTGGATACCCGAGAGAGAAGAGGTGCTCAAAAGAAAGCAATTGAAACTGCCAAAAAAATCTTAAAAATGGGGTTAAGTATTGAGCAAGTAGCAGAAGCTACCGGCTTATCAATTGATGAGGTAAAGCAATTATCTGAAAATAAATAA
- the ilvC gene encoding ketol-acid reductoisomerase, with translation MANYFNTLPLREQLHQLGQCKFMDSSEFTDGVEALKGKKIVIVGAGAQGLNQGLNMRDSGLDISYALRQVAIDEKRASFVNTSEAGFKVGTYEEVIPTADLVINLTPDKQHTNVVESVMPLMKQGATLSYSHGFNIVEEGMQIRKDLTVIMVAPKSPGSEVREEYKRGFGVPTLIAVHPENDPEGKGWAQAKAYAVATGGDRAGCLKSSFVAEVKSDLMGEQTILCGLLQTGSILCFDKMVEKGIDAGWAAKFIQYGWEVITESLKHGGVSGMLDRLSNPAKVKCFEVSEELKDIMRPLFQKHQDDIISGEFSSTMMKDWAEDDKNLLNWRALTGETNFEKTAPADVEITEQEFYDKGLLMVAMVRAGVELAFETMVEAGIIGESAYYESLHETPLIANTIARKKLYEMNRVISDTAEYGCYLFDHACKPLLADFMKGVEADICGKDYNEGKDNGVDNVTLIKVNEALRSHEIEAVGARLRGAMTAMKQIALG, from the coding sequence ATGGCAAATTACTTCAATACACTTCCGTTAAGAGAGCAGTTACACCAACTGGGACAATGTAAATTCATGGACAGCTCAGAGTTTACAGATGGCGTTGAGGCTTTAAAAGGAAAGAAAATCGTAATCGTTGGTGCTGGTGCTCAAGGATTAAACCAAGGTTTGAACATGAGAGACTCTGGTTTGGATATCTCTTATGCTTTAAGACAAGTAGCAATCGATGAGAAAAGAGCATCTTTTGTAAACACTTCTGAGGCAGGGTTCAAAGTAGGTACTTATGAAGAAGTAATTCCTACAGCTGACTTGGTAATCAACTTAACGCCAGACAAGCAACATACAAATGTTGTTGAGTCAGTAATGCCATTGATGAAACAAGGAGCTACATTATCTTATTCTCACGGTTTCAACATCGTTGAGGAAGGAATGCAGATCAGAAAAGATTTAACTGTAATCATGGTGGCACCTAAGTCTCCAGGTTCTGAAGTTAGAGAGGAGTACAAGAGAGGATTTGGTGTTCCAACTTTAATCGCAGTACACCCAGAAAACGATCCAGAAGGAAAAGGTTGGGCACAAGCGAAAGCTTATGCAGTAGCTACTGGTGGTGATAGAGCAGGTTGTTTGAAATCTTCTTTTGTTGCTGAGGTAAAATCTGATTTAATGGGTGAGCAAACTATCCTTTGTGGATTGTTGCAAACTGGATCTATCCTTTGCTTCGACAAAATGGTTGAAAAAGGTATTGATGCTGGTTGGGCTGCAAAATTTATCCAATACGGATGGGAAGTAATCACTGAGTCATTAAAGCACGGTGGTGTATCAGGTATGTTAGACAGATTGTCTAACCCTGCAAAAGTAAAATGTTTCGAAGTGTCTGAAGAATTGAAAGACATCATGAGACCATTGTTCCAAAAGCACCAAGACGATATCATTTCAGGTGAGTTCTCATCTACTATGATGAAAGACTGGGCTGAGGATGACAAAAACTTGTTGAACTGGAGAGCATTGACAGGTGAGACTAACTTCGAGAAAACGGCTCCTGCTGATGTTGAAATCACTGAGCAAGAATTCTACGACAAAGGTTTGTTGATGGTTGCTATGGTTAGAGCTGGTGTTGAGTTGGCTTTCGAAACTATGGTAGAAGCTGGTATCATCGGTGAGTCTGCTTACTATGAGTCATTACACGAAACTCCATTGATTGCTAACACAATCGCAAGAAAGAAATTGTACGAAATGAACAGAGTAATCTCAGATACAGCTGAGTACGGTTGTTACTTGTTCGATCATGCATGTAAGCCATTATTAGCAGACTTCATGAAAGGTGTTGAAGCTGATATTTGTGGTAAAGACTACAACGAAGGTAAAGACAACGGTGTAGACAACGTGACATTGATCAAAGTAAACGAAGCTTTAAGATCTCACGAAATTGAAGCAGTAGGAGCTAGATTAAGAGGTGCAATGACTGCAATGAAGCAGATTGCTTTAGGATAA